Proteins encoded within one genomic window of Equus caballus isolate H_3958 breed thoroughbred chromosome 20, TB-T2T, whole genome shotgun sequence:
- the H2BC6 gene encoding histone H2B type 1-C/E/F/G/I produces the protein MPEPAKSAPAPKKGSKKAVTKAQKKDGKKRKRSRKESYSVYVYKVLKQVHPDTGISSKAMGIMNSFVNDIFERIAGEASRLAHYNKRSTITSREIQTAVRLLLPGELAKHAVSEGTKAVTKYTSSK, from the coding sequence ATGCCTGAGCCAGCGAAGTCCGCTCCGGCCCCGAAAAAGGGCTCCAAGAAGGCGGTGACCAAGGCGCAGAAGAAGGACGGCAAGAAGCGCAAGCGCAGCCGCAAGGAGAGCTACTCGGTCTACGTGTACAAGGTGCTGAAGCAGGTCCACCCCGACACCGGCATCTCGTCCAAGGCCATGGGCATCATGAACTCGTTCGTCAACGACATCTTCGAGCGCATCGCGGGCGAGGCGTCGCGCCTGGCGCATTACAACAAGCGCTCGACCATCACCTCTAGGGAGATCCAGACGGCCGTGCGCCTGCTGCTGCCCGGGGAGCTGGCCAAGCACGCCGTGTCGGAGGGCACCAAGGCCGTCACCAAGTACACCAGCTCCAAGTAA